TTCGACGGACTTGCCACGGATCATATCGATCACGGGGCGCACCTTCGTCGGGCTGATGCGGGCCATGCGGTGTCGGCTGGTATAAGCCATGGTTGAGCTCCGTTACTTCGGTCCGCTTATCGTGCGGCGCGTTGTGCCTTGGTGCCGGTCGTGTGTGCGCGGAAGGTCCGCGTCAGCGAGAACTCGCCGAGCTTGTGCCCGACCATGTCTTCGGTCACGAACACGCTGTTAAAAACTTTGCCGTTGTGCACCAGGAAAGTGTGCCCGACAAACTCGGGGACGATGGTGCAGGATCGGGCCCAGGTCTTCACCGGCTCGTGCCGGTCCTGCTGGTTCAACTTCTCGATCTTGCGATAGAGCTTGAAGTTGACGAAGGGGCCTTTTTTCAGTGAACGTGCCATAGAGGGCTCTCTGGGTTCTACTCTGGGGTCGGTCGCTTGCCCGTGATAGCCCGGCGTCTTGCCGGCGGGCGGTCTTGCCTGTCAGTTGGGTTAGTCGCGGAGCTTGAGCTGGCCGTAACGCTTGCTGGTGCGTCGGCGGATGATGCGTTTGTTGCTCTGCTTGCCGCGTTTACGGGTTCCGCCACCCTTGGACAACACGCCGGTCTTGGACGACGGGGGCCGGTTGCCCGACGAGCTGTTGTCGCCGCCGCCCATCGGGTGTTCGTGGTGGTTCTTGGCCATGCCGCGGACGTGCGGGCGTCGGCCTCGGTTGCGGTTGATGCCGGCCTTACCGAGCTTGACGCGGTTGTGGTCGGAGTTGCCGACCTCGCCGATCGTCGCCTTGCACTCGACGCTGACCTGGCGGGTTTCGCCCGAGGGCAGGACGAGGGTCGCCCATTTTTCTTCGCGGTTGGTCAGGCGGGCCGTGTTGCCAGCCGAGCGGCACAGCTGCCCGCCCTTGCCGGGCTGGAGCTCGATGCAGTAGAGGTTCAGCCCCGTCGGGATGTGCTTGATCGGCATGCAGTTGCCGGCCTTGGGCTCGATCTTCTCCAGCGAGGAAACAACCGTGTCGCCACTGGTCAACGTCTTGGGCGCGATGATGTACCGCTTCTCGCCGTCCTCGTACTGGAGCAGCGCGATGTTGGCCGAGCGGTTGGGGTCGTACTCGATGCCGACAACCTTCGCGGTCATGTCATCTTTCTTACGCGACCAGTCGATGCGGCGGTAGCGCTGCTTGTTGCCGCCGCCGATATTGCGCGCGGTCAGCTTGCCGTGGTGGTTGCGGCCGCCGGTCTTCGACTTCTTTTCCAGAAGCGACTTCTCGGGCTTGGTCTTGGTGACCTCCGAGTAGAGGTTGACCGAGGCGTTGCGTCGGCCGGCGGTTTTCGGTTTGTAGATGCGGATGGCCATGGGGGCTCTCTCTCTACGAGCGTGGATCGCTCGGCTTCAATTTAGAACAGGTCGATCCGGTCGTCGGGGTGGAGCTGGACGACGGCCTTCTTCCAGTTAGCGGTCTTTGCGGGGCCGAACTTCGTGCGGAAGTACTTGCCCTTGCGGATCTGCGTGGCGACCTTCTCGACGCGGACGCCGTAGAGCTCCTGGATCGCGGCACGGATCTCCGGCTTGCGGGCGGCCTTGTCGACGACGAAGGCGTAGCGGTTGACCGGCTGGCCCTCGCGTTTGCCCTTGGGGATCTCGCGGGAGGCCTCCCAGGTCGACTTCTCGGTGATGAGCGGACGCTTGATGATGGTGGTGGGCTGTTTCATTTAGGCCGCGACCTCCTGGGCGTTGACTTCCTTGACGGAGGCCGTGGTCTTGCTGATGTAGTCCTCGAACGCCTGCTTGTCGGCGAGGAGGTAGCGGTGGTTGAGCACGTCGAAGGCGTTAAGCCGATCGACGCCGGTCACGTCCACATGTTCGAGGTTGCGGGCCGACTTGGCGACGGCTTCGCGGGTGTCGCCGAGCGCGACGAGGCAGGTACGGTCGATGCTGAGTGATTCAAGAATCGTGGCGAACTGCTTGGTCGAGGGGCCGTCAAACGCGAGGCCGTCGATCAGTTTGAGTTCGCCGTCCACGGCCTTGGCCAGGATCGCGTTGCGGTTGGCGAGCTTCCGCATCTTGGCGGGCATGTCCTGACGCCAGGAGTGGGCGACCTTGGCCTTCGCGCTGCCGCCGCCACGGAGGATGTTGGCTTTCTTGTCGCCGCGGCGGGCGTTGCCCGTGCCCTTCTGCTTGTAGAGCTTGCGGGTCGAGCCCTGCACCATGCTGCGGTTTTTGGTGGCCTGGTTGAGCGGGCGTTTGTTCGCGTGGAGGCGGACATAGGCCTGCTTGAGCAGCGCGTGGCGCACCTCACCGCCGAGCTTCGACTCGTCGAGCTCGTAGGTGCCGGTCTGCTTGCCGGACGTGTTGTAGACGGGTATTTCGATCATCGTTCTTTACCTACGGTGCCGGCCGGCCGGTGGGCCGACATGCGTTGGGTTCGCCGCGAGGGGAGGCCGATCAGTCGGCCAAATGCCCCTTCGACTCGGTACGCGAGCCATCATGTCGCGGCGAAGTAGTTTCAGGCCGACGCCCCACGCGGGGAGTCGGCCGACTTTCAATGCCTAGGCGTTCTTTGCCTTGCGCTTGTACAAGCGGGTTGCCTCCCGAACCATCACCATGCCCTTGTTCGCGCCGGGGACGGGCCCCTTCACGAGCAGCAGGCCCTGTTCCTTATCAATGCCGACGACCTCAACGGATCGCACGGTCACGCGTTCGTTGCCCATCCGGCCCGCCATGCGGATGCCCTTCTTGGGCTTGCCGGTACCGAGGTTGCTCGATCGGCCGCCGATCGAGCCCGGGCTGCGGTGCTTGCGCTCGACGCCGTGGCTGGCTTCCTGGCCCTTGAACCCGTGACGCTTCATCGCGCCCTGGGTCCCCTTGCCTTTGCTTGTGCCGACCACATCGACGTACTTGATCTCGTCGAATGCGTCGACGGCGATCTCCTGGCCCAGCTCGTAGTTGGCCGACTCGCCCTCGCCCAGCCGCATCTCGCGGTGGAAACGCTTGGCGCCGAAGCCGGCCTTCGCGTCGTGGCCGATCATCGGGAAGGTCGAGTTGCGGGCCTTGACGTCTTCAAACGCGATCTGGATCGCGTCGTAGCCGTCTGACTCCATGCTCTTGACCTGCGACACAAAGCACGGGCCGGCCTGGATGATGGTGACGGGGATGTTCTTCCCGTCGCCGTCGTAGTACCGGGTCATGCCAATTTTGCGGCCGAGGATTGCGGTAGCCATGGTGGTCATCTCCTGAGGTGCTCGGCGGGCCGAGCGGATCGTGGCACTTGCCAGAGGATCATGCCCCTGCTTGATTGCGTGTGAAGCGGGCCGTTTCCGGCCCGCGGTTTGTTCGTTCGATGCGTACCCGGCGGGGCTACGCCTTGATCTTGACGAAGACACCGGCGGGGACGACCAGGCGGTTGAGCGCCTCGATGGTCCGGGGGGTGTATTCCTTGATGTCGATGATCCGCTTGTGGGTGCGGATCTCGAACTGCTCACGGCTCTTCTTATCAACGTGCGGGCCACGCAAGACGGTGTAGCGTTCGATACGCGTGGGCAGCGGGATCGGCCCCGAGACGCGTGCGTTCGTTCGCTTGGCGTGGTCGACGATATCTTTTGCCGAGGCATCGAGTGCCTGGTGATCGTACGCTTCCATCCGAATTCGAATCTTGCCTGCCTGCATGCCAAAGAGCCCTGCTTACGACGTTTACGTTCGTCATGCCGCCGCAAAACCCAACGGGTCCAGCCGGAGGCGAGCCGCGTAGTGTACCTATCCCCGGGCCCCTGTCAACGCGACCCCCCTCGGCTTTTTGAGATTTTTCTGACGCCCTGGGCCAACCGATTCCTTCATCCCTGACCTGCCCCCCGAAGCCGACAGATTCCATCGGTGGGTCACGCAGGGGCAACTCCCCCACCCCCCCGCAACCGGATACCCAAAAAACCTCCATCCCCCCACTGGCCGACCCACGAATCAGCCGATATACTCCCCGCCCCCTTGGGGCGTTAGCTCAGTTGGTAGAGCGGTTGCTTTGCAAGCAACAGGTCATCGGTTCGACCCCGATACGCTCCATCCCCCAAAGCCGCAGGGCCGGTTGCGACAGCAGCCGACCCGATGCGGCTTTTTTCATGCGCCAGCGGGATTTGATCTGGTTCTTGCGGCGTAGCGGGTACGTCGGCCTGCGACACGCTACGGCCGTCGGCGACCGTGACGGGTATGTCTATGAGTGTGTCAAACCGCGATACCCGCCGCTTGCGTCGTCGGGTAAGCGGTTGAGGGCTTCGGCGAGGTTGGGGGCCTACAGGGGCTATCGCCGGCGTCGTAGCAAGGCGAAGCCGCCGAGGCCGAAGACAGCTAGCGTGCCGGGTTCAGGGACCACGTTAGGGGGTGTGCCATCGCCCCAGTTGTCGAGGACGATCTGGAGGTCGGCCTGCCCGATCAGGCCGTCGCCGCTGCCGTCGCCTTGCGCGAGGTTCCCGGCCGTGACGGCGTCGCCCCAGTTGGCAAGGAGGATGTCAAGGTCTGCTGCTCCGACGAAGCCGTCTGCGTTGTAGTCGCCAAGTTCAGTGACATCGTCGATCCTCGCATTTACAGTCAGACCCGATAGGAAGTTGATGCTCAGGTCGCTGTCGCCGGGGTTGAAGGCCACGCTGAACGAGCCGGAAGCCGAGTCGCCTAGCGGGAGCACCGAATCCGCCGAGTGAAACTCGACGAAGTCAAAGTATGGCGTATCGGGGACCGCATCAAAGACTTCAAACATGTACTCGTTGCCGGAGGCGTCATCGACGGCGCGGCCGTTGACGTTCAGCCCCTCGCCGAACACGGAAGTGGACCCCGGCAAAAAGGTTGTATCCAGCGAGCCGGTGAGCTCGGCCTCGTAGGAAAACTCAAACGTGAACGCGACGCTTGTATCGCTGAAGGATGTGAAGAACAACTCGGCGTCACTGGCGACCTGGCCAAAGAACACGGCACCGGGAGTCGAGACGGTGGCGAAGGCGTCCATCGTCAGCATGAAGCTGTCGCCGATCCCGAACGCGTCCATGTCGATGTCATCCACGAACGGGTCCAGCCCGTTGACAAGCTGCATCTCGGACGCGCTGCCAAAGCCGACGCTGCCGGGCGGGTTGCTCGGCCCACCGCCCATGAACGTGTTCGTGTTGGGCCCAAAGTCCTCGAACTGCAAGTCTCCGACCTCCGACGAGGTCTCGAAGACGGCCGAGCGCATCTCGTTCGTGGCCGTGTCCGTGTAGATGACATCGTCCAGAGTGAAGGTCAATTGCAGCCGGGCATCGGCGGCATTGGCCCTGGCCTCGGAGACAACAAAGCAGGCCGAAACAGCCAGGCATCCGATCATTAGACGGCGATTGTTCATCTTGTAACTCTCCTAGAGGGAGTAGAGGTAGGCCCACCCAGCAACGCTGCGGGGCGGTAAAGGACACGGCTACCGTGGACCGACGGGCGGCACACGGGGATGCGCTCCTATGCCTATGCGACAACCAGCCGGGGGCGGGGCCATCGGGCTTCTTTTTTTTACAGACCTTCCTCGCCGGTCGCATGCCGCGTCCATCCCCGAGCCCGTTTTCGAGCGGTACGCCGCAGTATTGGTCCCCGGAGTAGGGCCGAGGTCGCACCAAGCAAAACCACCGAGCCGCCAGGGCCGGGGTTGTTTCATGGGTTCGACCCCGATACGCACCACCCCCAAGCCGCAGGGCCGATTGCGACAGCAGCCGACCCGATGCGGCTTTTTTCATGCGCCGGTACCCCTGCCCGCCGCATGCGTCATAGCGCGGAGCACCTGCATCGACCCGCGACACCGCCAACGGCGGATGCCGGGCGGGCGATCGGCGATCTCGTGCGTTGGCTGATATCTACGCCGTGACGGCCGACCCGCGTCGCTTGCGATGAAAGAACCAGAGCAACGCTACCATTGCCCCCGCGAT
The sequence above is a segment of the Phycisphaeraceae bacterium D3-23 genome. Coding sequences within it:
- the rpsS gene encoding 30S ribosomal protein S19, whose product is MARSLKKGPFVNFKLYRKIEKLNQQDRHEPVKTWARSCTIVPEFVGHTFLVHNGKVFNSVFVTEDMVGHKLGEFSLTRTFRAHTTGTKAQRAAR
- the rplB gene encoding 50S ribosomal protein L2, yielding MAIRIYKPKTAGRRNASVNLYSEVTKTKPEKSLLEKKSKTGGRNHHGKLTARNIGGGNKQRYRRIDWSRKKDDMTAKVVGIEYDPNRSANIALLQYEDGEKRYIIAPKTLTSGDTVVSSLEKIEPKAGNCMPIKHIPTGLNLYCIELQPGKGGQLCRSAGNTARLTNREEKWATLVLPSGETRQVSVECKATIGEVGNSDHNRVKLGKAGINRNRGRRPHVRGMAKNHHEHPMGGGDNSSSGNRPPSSKTGVLSKGGGTRKRGKQSNKRIIRRRTSKRYGQLKLRD
- the rplW gene encoding 50S ribosomal protein L23; the protein is MKQPTTIIKRPLITEKSTWEASREIPKGKREGQPVNRYAFVVDKAARKPEIRAAIQELYGVRVEKVATQIRKGKYFRTKFGPAKTANWKKAVVQLHPDDRIDLF
- the rplD gene encoding 50S ribosomal protein L4, with the protein product MIEIPVYNTSGKQTGTYELDESKLGGEVRHALLKQAYVRLHANKRPLNQATKNRSMVQGSTRKLYKQKGTGNARRGDKKANILRGGGSAKAKVAHSWRQDMPAKMRKLANRNAILAKAVDGELKLIDGLAFDGPSTKQFATILESLSIDRTCLVALGDTREAVAKSARNLEHVDVTGVDRLNAFDVLNHRYLLADKQAFEDYISKTTASVKEVNAQEVAA
- the rplC gene encoding 50S ribosomal protein L3, encoding MATAILGRKIGMTRYYDGDGKNIPVTIIQAGPCFVSQVKSMESDGYDAIQIAFEDVKARNSTFPMIGHDAKAGFGAKRFHREMRLGEGESANYELGQEIAVDAFDEIKYVDVVGTSKGKGTQGAMKRHGFKGQEASHGVERKHRSPGSIGGRSSNLGTGKPKKGIRMAGRMGNERVTVRSVEVVGIDKEQGLLLVKGPVPGANKGMVMVREATRLYKRKAKNA
- the rpsJ gene encoding 30S ribosomal protein S10 codes for the protein MQAGKIRIRMEAYDHQALDASAKDIVDHAKRTNARVSGPIPLPTRIERYTVLRGPHVDKKSREQFEIRTHKRIIDIKEYTPRTIEALNRLVVPAGVFVKIKA
- a CDS encoding PEP-CTERM sorting domain-containing protein, whose translation is MNNRRLMIGCLAVSACFVVSEARANAADARLQLTFTLDDVIYTDTATNEMRSAVFETSSEVGDLQFEDFGPNTNTFMGGGPSNPPGSVGFGSASEMQLVNGLDPFVDDIDMDAFGIGDSFMLTMDAFATVSTPGAVFFGQVASDAELFFTSFSDTSVAFTFEFSYEAELTGSLDTTFLPGSTSVFGEGLNVNGRAVDDASGNEYMFEVFDAVPDTPYFDFVEFHSADSVLPLGDSASGSFSVAFNPGDSDLSINFLSGLTVNARIDDVTELGDYNADGFVGAADLDILLANWGDAVTAGNLAQGDGSGDGLIGQADLQIVLDNWGDGTPPNVVPEPGTLAVFGLGGFALLRRRR